The proteins below come from a single Candidatus Binatia bacterium genomic window:
- a CDS encoding PQQ-dependent sugar dehydrogenase, giving the protein MSVRSWAMVALVALGIGFWACSHVTLPGGYVVNFPLTGGGAIPAEEIGRLRVPGGFGLTVFAEGIPNARMLKFTPAGDLLVSAPREGRVFLLERDENGDGRAEGKRVLLEDLDLPHGLALHDGWLYVAETGAVTRVRFDAETRTVTGTPEVVVGDVPPGGRHWTRTIGIGPDEKLYVSVGSSCNACIEEDARRAAITRYDLDGTNEQIYATGLRNAVGFAWQPATGALWSTDNNRDLLGDDFPPGELDEIVEGGFYGWPFANGDRVPDPDFLEGYEREIAASIPPAHDFAAHTAPLGITFYDGEAFPEHYRGAAFVALHGSWNRSRKIGYEVVAVFFGEDDLLREESFLAGLLDDDDVLGRPVDVAVGPDGALFVSDDFSGQIYRVAYGETPRAAVVPAAPIASGVDPLAGVGPGELREAQAAGASLWKDADCAACHGPDRTEGHRSLADLKARYTIDSLMRFLAAPQPPMPLYPLDEDQRRELSIYLFGRFS; this is encoded by the coding sequence ATGAGCGTTCGGAGTTGGGCGATGGTTGCGCTGGTCGCGCTTGGGATTGGGTTTTGGGCGTGCAGTCACGTCACGCTACCCGGTGGCTACGTGGTCAATTTCCCCCTGACCGGGGGTGGGGCGATCCCGGCGGAAGAGATCGGTCGTCTGCGGGTGCCCGGGGGCTTTGGCCTGACCGTCTTCGCCGAGGGTATCCCGAACGCTCGGATGCTGAAGTTCACGCCGGCGGGCGATCTGCTCGTCAGTGCCCCGCGTGAGGGCAGGGTCTTCCTGCTCGAGCGTGACGAGAACGGCGACGGCCGGGCGGAGGGCAAGCGGGTCTTGCTCGAAGACCTCGACCTTCCGCATGGCCTCGCCCTGCACGACGGGTGGCTCTACGTCGCGGAGACCGGAGCAGTCACGCGTGTGCGATTCGATGCCGAAACGCGGACGGTGACCGGCACGCCCGAAGTCGTCGTCGGCGATGTGCCGCCGGGCGGTCGCCACTGGACCCGCACGATCGGGATCGGCCCGGATGAGAAGCTGTACGTCTCGGTCGGTTCGAGCTGCAACGCCTGCATCGAAGAGGATGCCCGGCGCGCGGCGATCACACGCTACGATCTCGACGGGACGAACGAGCAGATCTACGCAACCGGTCTGCGCAACGCGGTGGGCTTCGCGTGGCAGCCGGCCACCGGGGCACTGTGGTCGACGGACAACAATCGGGATCTGCTCGGTGACGACTTTCCGCCGGGAGAGCTCGACGAGATCGTCGAGGGCGGGTTCTACGGCTGGCCGTTCGCGAACGGGGACCGGGTCCCCGATCCGGACTTCCTCGAGGGCTACGAGCGTGAGATAGCCGCCTCGATCCCTCCGGCGCACGACTTCGCGGCTCACACGGCACCGCTCGGGATCACGTTCTACGACGGAGAGGCGTTCCCCGAACACTACCGAGGCGCGGCGTTCGTTGCGCTGCACGGGTCGTGGAATCGCTCGCGAAAGATCGGCTACGAAGTCGTCGCCGTGTTCTTTGGCGAGGACGACTTGCTGCGCGAGGAGTCGTTTCTCGCGGGTCTCCTCGATGACGATGACGTTCTGGGGCGCCCGGTCGACGTGGCAGTCGGACCGGACGGGGCGCTCTTCGTTTCGGACGACTTCAGTGGTCAGATCTACCGCGTGGCCTACGGGGAGACGCCGCGGGCGGCGGTTGTGCCCGCCGCGCCGATCGCGTCCGGTGTCGATCCGCTCGCAGGCGTCGGCCCCGGTGAGCTCCGCGAGGCGCAGGCCGCGGGGGCCTCACTCTGGAAGGATGCCGACTGCGCAGCATGCCACGGTCCGGACCGGACCGAAGGGCACCGCTCCCTCGCAGACCTGAAGGCGCGATACACGATCGACTCGCTGATGCGCTTTCTCGCTGCGCCGCAGCCGCCGATGCCGCTCTATCCGTTGGACGAAGACCAGCGGCGCGAGCTGTCGATCTATCTCTTCGGCCGGTTCTCGTAG
- a CDS encoding sulfatase: protein MIDAYSIRRNASTTLLLAAVAALMGLTGCQQSGTEGSGATETNLVPAIRLVGTRYMTGGLPSVNLGQYITIDGVIRPTLTGSHPFLFQPSCTPVEGEEDLVECDLTLPIQVAGPRWAIVETSLPPAEEPSAEVGDERERAPEEKMRILTHGPGRGGDEPFTVRLPAASADFFAARLMPDLANRGVLTDEIVLPEGGSVLRTWIGIEEAAWIPHSAPIVFSVSVVHKNRVDPERIFEKVLDPARNPDQQTWVPVEIPLPDLGSEVFHLLFETLPQKENDPNPSLPVWGDPTILRPETKRQRPRHVVLVSLDTLRARSMSAYGHDRPTTPLFEKMLDEGTLFENAFTTFSNTLGSHMSMMTGLYPANHRVRASNLKLDNAIPTLAIAMRDSGYETAAFTENALLRAEAGFQRGFSYYSENKDIEDGAGDAAETFRRALDWAKAQPDEPLFLFVHTYEVHSPYLPPDYTEGFAGEAAPPASHAEVIRDLYEREIVHLDRLLADFVTELTSIAPPGELLLLITADHGEEFMEHGFTAHMQLFDEVMQVPLFLRWPGHIPAGEKIATPVSLVDLVPTIIEFTGGNPLPTDGTSLVPLLEGDALDRTIVFGQTARGKRTEMKSTYVARSTDAKCMVRDVDGDWVECFDLAADPMEAKPLAPGTSPALAALHAEVLRHKQEATRDIAGQEAEKELVAGDEADPARREKLRVLGYVE from the coding sequence ATGATCGACGCCTACTCGATACGACGGAACGCCTCGACCACCCTGCTCCTCGCCGCCGTCGCGGCGCTGATGGGCCTGACCGGGTGCCAGCAGTCCGGTACCGAGGGCTCCGGCGCGACGGAGACCAACTTGGTCCCGGCGATTCGGCTCGTCGGGACCCGCTACATGACCGGCGGACTCCCCTCCGTGAACCTGGGGCAGTACATCACGATCGACGGTGTGATCCGCCCGACGCTCACCGGCTCTCACCCGTTTCTCTTCCAACCCAGCTGCACGCCGGTCGAGGGAGAAGAGGACTTGGTCGAGTGCGACCTTACTCTCCCGATCCAGGTCGCCGGCCCGCGATGGGCCATCGTCGAAACCAGCCTGCCTCCCGCGGAGGAACCCAGCGCGGAGGTTGGCGACGAGCGAGAACGCGCGCCAGAAGAGAAGATGCGGATCCTCACGCATGGGCCCGGGCGCGGTGGCGACGAACCCTTCACCGTGCGGCTCCCCGCCGCGTCGGCAGACTTCTTCGCGGCCCGGCTCATGCCCGACCTGGCGAACCGCGGGGTCCTCACAGACGAGATCGTGCTCCCCGAAGGCGGCAGCGTGTTGCGAACGTGGATCGGCATCGAGGAAGCCGCGTGGATCCCCCACTCGGCCCCGATCGTTTTCTCGGTGAGCGTCGTACACAAGAACCGCGTCGATCCGGAGCGGATCTTCGAGAAAGTCCTCGACCCGGCGCGCAACCCGGACCAGCAGACGTGGGTACCGGTCGAGATCCCCCTGCCCGACCTCGGGAGCGAGGTGTTTCACCTCCTCTTCGAGACCCTGCCGCAGAAGGAGAACGATCCGAACCCGTCGCTTCCGGTCTGGGGAGATCCGACCATCTTGCGGCCGGAGACGAAGCGGCAGCGACCCCGCCACGTCGTCCTCGTCTCGCTCGACACCCTTCGCGCCCGGAGCATGAGCGCCTACGGGCACGATCGGCCGACCACCCCGTTGTTCGAGAAGATGCTCGACGAGGGCACGCTGTTCGAAAACGCATTCACGACGTTTTCCAACACGCTCGGCTCCCATATGAGCATGATGACGGGCCTCTATCCGGCCAATCACCGCGTACGAGCGTCGAATCTGAAGCTCGACAACGCGATTCCGACCCTCGCGATCGCCATGCGCGATTCCGGATACGAGACGGCCGCCTTCACCGAGAACGCCCTGCTGCGAGCGGAAGCCGGCTTCCAACGCGGCTTCTCCTACTACTCCGAGAACAAAGACATCGAGGACGGCGCCGGAGACGCTGCCGAGACCTTCCGGCGCGCTCTCGACTGGGCGAAGGCCCAGCCGGACGAACCGCTGTTCCTCTTCGTTCACACCTACGAGGTCCACTCCCCGTATCTGCCGCCCGACTACACCGAGGGTTTCGCGGGCGAGGCCGCGCCACCGGCGAGCCATGCCGAGGTCATCCGCGACCTCTACGAGCGCGAGATCGTCCACCTCGACCGTCTCCTCGCAGACTTCGTGACGGAGCTCACCTCGATCGCCCCGCCGGGCGAACTGCTCCTGCTGATCACCGCCGACCACGGCGAGGAGTTCATGGAGCACGGCTTCACCGCCCACATGCAGCTGTTCGATGAGGTCATGCAAGTCCCGCTGTTCCTCCGCTGGCCCGGCCATATTCCCGCCGGGGAGAAGATCGCCACGCCCGTCTCGCTGGTCGATCTGGTTCCGACCATCATCGAGTTTACCGGCGGGAACCCCCTGCCCACCGACGGTACGAGCCTCGTCCCGCTTCTGGAAGGCGACGCGCTGGATCGGACGATCGTCTTCGGGCAGACGGCGCGCGGCAAGCGCACCGAGATGAAGAGCACCTACGTCGCCCGCTCGACCGACGCCAAATGCATGGTTCGCGACGTCGACGGGGACTGGGTAGAGTGCTTCGACCTGGCTGCGGACCCGATGGAAGCGAAACCTCTGGCGCCCGGCACGAGCCCGGCGCTCGCAGCCCTGCACGCCGAGGTTCTGCGTCACAAGCAGGAGGCCACCCGCGACATCGCCGGCCAGGAGGCCGAGAAGGAGCTCGTCGCCGGGGACGAGGCCGACCCGGCTCGTCGCGAGAAGCTCCGCGTGCTCGGATACGTCGAGTGA
- a CDS encoding MG2 domain-containing protein, translated as MLRSRRFFLSLGCLLLLCGTSARAERTIGPPTFSPTGDVTDVRQVTARFAEPMVPLGDPRVIEKPFDVNCPAQGTPRWVDSRTWTFDFESTLPGGLECHFTLLNGLRTLAGNSVRGGKKFSFSTGGPRIVSTDPYRGSTVAEDAAFLLRLDAETVPESVEEHAYFAVSGIGERVGVRLIRGDDRGAILRTLPEQSRTGPIVVLQARQAFPPEAKIELVWAKGIEATTGLARAKDQKVAFQARKAFHATFTCQREKAQGPCVPLGQVRIRFSEPVSWEVAQTATLVDPASDFTAQAERWLGDGASTSGIRFSEHLPPGTTLELRLPDDLRDEGGRALENAAQFPLSVETGPYPPLAKFAARFGLLEANASPALPVTVRSLGPELHGQILATTKTLDGKVARVGADDVDDVLPWLRRIRAARRDRSVFPPADKKDEASSERRKLALPIPGKPDETEVLGIPLSKPGLYVVEIESKPLGRVLLGKPKPMYVSAAALVTNLAVHLKHGIEGSLVWVTTLDQGAPAAETEIRAYDCTGKVLATGTTDANGIARLDALPAPDDIASCSVQNEDWSDPWRGWRGNNQALDGIDHGVFVTARRGEDLSFVFSAWDDGIEPWRFGIYSFAWGRPAGLHTVFGRTLLRAGDTVHMKHIVRMETGDGFALAKPDALPGLVSIRHVGSDAKVELPIEWTADGSALTTWAIPPSAKLGEYDVFLEHPPPTEEETSKAAPGGEEEEDGDLRVYDPGPPELRGQSGSFRVEEFRVPLMHAVVKLPPESQVGVPVVPVDIALRYLAGGGAGNTAVLLRSQISPGSIDAPAVFEGLTFGNGPVEPGIDRQPTYQRNEPTAPKIHERQEVELDAEGTARAWITNLPQGGRPRQLTAEVEYRDPNGETQTTAASVALWPAAHAIGLKVDDWVGSTGRIVIETAVIDPAGVPVSGAAVEVKAFTRRNFTSRKRVVGGFYSYESVEETTFAHTVCSGQTDKNGRLACRRRPPAKGELVIQASTTDSEGRVSTTHQSVWISGEEDQWFRPSDTDRMELIPEKHRYEPGETARLQVRMPFPRALALVTVEREGVIEASVETLEGIDPVIELPISGRLAPNAYVSVLAVRGRVTEPQPTALVDLGKPAYRLGLAEIEVGWRTHELDVAVTADRSVYKVRENAEVTVEVRDKSGNAPPAGSEIAIAAVDAGLLDLVPNRSWNLLRAMMGDRPESVSTSTAQMQVVGKRHFGRKAIPQGGGGGRKPTRELFDTLLVWKGRVALDENGDAKVSIPLNDSLTSFRIVAIATGGAGRFGTGRTTIQATQELMIFSGLPPVVRGGDSLWSEFTVRNTTNRTIDVQLTVRADGLGATLPPLDVRLAAGEARALGWHTQVPHEIDRLEWEVQARDTHGEATDRLRVSQKVKPAVPVQTLQASLEQWAPPGPTMLPVARPADALTDKGGVVVALAGSLADGLAGVRGWMRDYPYTCLEQQVSRAIVLDDDAQWSTIIQGLSSYVDREGLLKFFPTMDRGSPVLTAYVLEIAHLAERPLPSDLQERMESALIRFIQGKTAHTDASGGALGLRKLAVLSTLAQVGRARPELLESLTIEPELWPTTSVLDWWNVLRALPDLPGRKQKLAAVEKIVRARVFEQGTTLSLSTGSAESAWWLLANEDTDALRLVLLLLQADVWRDDLPRLMRGAIGLQEKGAWSTTVANAWGALAVARFSREFEPEPVDGTTVAALAGHAQQIDWIRHPEGESLSFAWPATASELSVQHQGHGRPWILTRTRAAVPLTEPSGSGFWIRRTVTPAQPRADGTLRVGDILTVKLEVEAASGHGWVVVEDPVPAGVSFLGRGFDTDSKLVEADDSSGDAVPAFVERSFEGYRAYYERILPGKFALEYRIRLNQAGDFHSPPTRVEAMYSPEAYAELPQALVHVER; from the coding sequence GTGCTTCGTTCGCGACGGTTCTTCCTTTCCCTCGGTTGCCTACTTCTCCTTTGCGGCACTTCCGCTCGCGCCGAGCGCACGATCGGACCTCCGACGTTCTCGCCCACCGGAGACGTCACCGACGTCCGCCAGGTCACCGCCCGCTTCGCCGAACCGATGGTCCCGCTCGGCGACCCCCGGGTCATCGAGAAGCCGTTCGACGTGAACTGCCCGGCGCAGGGGACACCCCGTTGGGTCGACAGCCGGACCTGGACCTTCGACTTCGAATCCACTCTCCCAGGTGGACTGGAATGCCATTTCACCCTGCTCAACGGGCTTCGAACCCTCGCCGGCAACTCGGTCCGGGGGGGCAAGAAGTTCTCCTTCTCGACGGGTGGCCCACGCATCGTGTCTACCGATCCGTACCGGGGCAGCACCGTCGCCGAGGATGCCGCGTTCCTCCTCCGCCTCGATGCCGAGACGGTCCCCGAGTCGGTCGAAGAGCACGCGTACTTCGCCGTCAGCGGAATCGGCGAGCGCGTCGGCGTCCGACTGATCCGCGGCGACGACCGGGGCGCCATCCTGCGCACTCTTCCCGAGCAGTCCCGCACGGGGCCCATCGTCGTGCTGCAGGCGCGCCAGGCGTTCCCCCCCGAGGCCAAGATCGAGTTGGTGTGGGCCAAGGGGATCGAGGCGACCACCGGTCTCGCGCGAGCGAAGGACCAGAAGGTCGCCTTCCAGGCCCGCAAGGCGTTCCATGCGACCTTCACGTGCCAGCGAGAGAAGGCGCAGGGGCCATGCGTCCCGCTCGGGCAGGTCCGGATCCGCTTTTCGGAACCGGTCTCGTGGGAGGTCGCTCAAACCGCGACCCTCGTGGATCCCGCGTCCGACTTCACAGCCCAGGCCGAGCGTTGGCTCGGCGACGGCGCGAGCACGAGCGGCATCCGCTTCAGCGAGCACCTGCCTCCCGGGACGACCCTCGAACTCCGGCTGCCCGACGACCTCCGCGACGAAGGCGGCCGCGCACTCGAGAACGCCGCGCAGTTCCCGCTCTCCGTTGAGACCGGGCCCTACCCACCGCTTGCCAAGTTCGCCGCACGCTTCGGCCTCCTCGAAGCGAACGCCTCGCCCGCTCTGCCCGTCACCGTCCGGAGCCTCGGGCCCGAACTGCACGGCCAGATCCTCGCCACCACCAAGACGCTCGACGGCAAGGTCGCTCGGGTTGGTGCCGACGACGTCGACGACGTCCTCCCATGGCTCCGGCGCATCCGAGCGGCGCGACGAGACCGGTCCGTCTTCCCGCCGGCGGACAAGAAGGACGAAGCCTCGTCCGAGCGACGGAAGCTCGCCTTGCCCATCCCGGGGAAGCCCGACGAGACGGAAGTCCTCGGAATCCCCCTCTCGAAGCCCGGCCTGTACGTGGTCGAGATCGAGAGCAAGCCTCTCGGACGCGTCCTGCTCGGCAAGCCGAAACCAATGTACGTCTCCGCGGCCGCGCTCGTCACGAACCTCGCGGTTCACCTCAAACACGGCATCGAGGGGTCCCTGGTCTGGGTGACGACACTCGACCAGGGAGCGCCCGCCGCCGAGACCGAGATCCGGGCGTACGACTGCACCGGCAAAGTCCTCGCGACCGGCACGACCGACGCGAACGGCATCGCAAGGCTCGACGCGCTCCCCGCCCCCGATGACATCGCGAGTTGCAGCGTGCAGAACGAGGACTGGAGCGATCCCTGGCGCGGCTGGCGCGGCAACAACCAGGCGCTCGACGGGATCGACCACGGCGTCTTCGTCACCGCCCGGCGCGGCGAAGATCTGAGCTTCGTGTTCTCCGCGTGGGACGACGGTATCGAGCCCTGGCGGTTCGGCATCTACTCGTTCGCGTGGGGTCGACCCGCCGGCCTGCACACCGTCTTCGGACGCACGCTCCTGCGCGCAGGCGACACGGTGCACATGAAGCACATCGTCCGCATGGAGACCGGAGACGGGTTCGCGCTCGCGAAGCCGGACGCACTCCCAGGCCTCGTGTCGATCCGCCACGTCGGCAGTGATGCCAAAGTCGAACTCCCCATCGAGTGGACAGCCGACGGAAGCGCGCTCACGACCTGGGCGATCCCTCCATCTGCGAAACTCGGCGAATACGACGTCTTCCTCGAGCACCCTCCGCCAACCGAAGAGGAGACGAGCAAAGCCGCGCCGGGAGGCGAAGAGGAGGAGGACGGCGACTTGCGGGTGTACGACCCGGGCCCACCCGAACTGCGGGGACAATCCGGCTCGTTCCGCGTCGAAGAATTCCGAGTCCCCCTGATGCACGCAGTGGTGAAGCTGCCCCCGGAGTCGCAGGTCGGCGTGCCCGTCGTTCCGGTGGACATCGCCCTGCGCTACCTCGCCGGCGGCGGTGCCGGAAACACCGCAGTGCTTCTCCGCTCGCAGATCTCGCCCGGGTCGATCGACGCGCCCGCCGTGTTCGAAGGCCTCACCTTCGGGAACGGCCCCGTCGAGCCCGGCATCGACCGCCAACCGACATATCAGCGAAACGAGCCGACAGCGCCCAAGATCCACGAACGCCAGGAAGTCGAACTCGACGCCGAAGGCACGGCGCGCGCGTGGATCACGAACCTCCCGCAGGGCGGCCGGCCGCGACAGCTCACCGCAGAGGTCGAGTACCGCGACCCCAACGGCGAAACGCAAACGACTGCCGCCAGCGTCGCCCTCTGGCCCGCCGCCCACGCAATCGGCCTGAAGGTCGACGACTGGGTCGGGTCCACTGGACGCATCGTCATCGAGACGGCGGTGATCGATCCCGCCGGCGTTCCCGTCTCCGGCGCCGCGGTCGAGGTGAAGGCGTTCACCCGCCGGAACTTCACCAGCCGCAAACGCGTCGTCGGCGGGTTCTACTCCTACGAATCCGTGGAGGAGACCACCTTCGCGCACACTGTCTGCAGCGGACAGACCGACAAAAACGGTCGCCTGGCCTGCCGAAGGCGCCCGCCGGCCAAGGGCGAGCTGGTGATCCAGGCGAGCACGACCGATTCCGAGGGGCGCGTTTCGACGACGCATCAATCCGTGTGGATCTCCGGCGAGGAGGACCAATGGTTCCGCCCGTCCGACACGGATCGCATGGAGCTGATCCCGGAAAAGCACCGCTACGAGCCCGGCGAGACCGCTCGTCTGCAGGTACGGATGCCCTTCCCGCGCGCGCTCGCGCTGGTGACGGTCGAGCGCGAAGGGGTGATCGAAGCTTCAGTGGAGACACTCGAAGGGATCGACCCGGTGATCGAACTGCCCATCTCGGGCCGGCTCGCTCCCAACGCCTACGTGTCGGTCCTGGCGGTGCGCGGGCGCGTGACGGAGCCGCAACCCACCGCCCTCGTGGACCTCGGAAAACCGGCATATCGACTCGGCCTCGCCGAGATCGAAGTCGGGTGGCGCACGCACGAGCTCGACGTCGCCGTCACCGCGGATCGGAGCGTCTACAAGGTCCGCGAGAACGCCGAAGTCACGGTCGAAGTGCGCGACAAGTCCGGCAACGCACCACCCGCTGGCAGCGAGATCGCGATTGCCGCGGTCGACGCCGGCCTGCTCGACCTCGTCCCCAACCGATCCTGGAACCTCCTTCGCGCGATGATGGGGGACCGACCCGAGAGCGTCTCGACGTCCACCGCGCAGATGCAGGTCGTCGGCAAGAGACACTTCGGCCGAAAGGCGATCCCCCAAGGCGGTGGCGGGGGCCGCAAGCCGACGCGCGAACTCTTCGACACCCTCCTTGTGTGGAAGGGCCGCGTCGCGCTCGACGAGAACGGCGACGCGAAGGTCTCAATCCCGCTGAACGACTCCCTCACCTCCTTCCGCATCGTCGCGATCGCAACGGGCGGCGCCGGGCGCTTCGGCACCGGGCGCACGACGATCCAGGCGACCCAGGAGTTGATGATCTTCTCCGGCCTCCCGCCGGTCGTGCGCGGCGGGGACAGTCTGTGGTCGGAGTTCACGGTACGAAACACCACAAACCGAACGATCGACGTCCAGCTCACCGTTCGAGCAGACGGCCTGGGCGCCACGCTTCCGCCGCTCGACGTGCGGCTGGCCGCCGGTGAGGCGCGAGCGCTCGGCTGGCATACCCAGGTCCCACACGAGATCGACCGACTCGAGTGGGAGGTACAGGCGCGGGACACCCACGGCGAAGCCACGGATCGACTGCGTGTCTCGCAGAAGGTGAAACCCGCCGTCCCGGTGCAGACGCTTCAGGCGAGCCTGGAACAGTGGGCCCCGCCGGGCCCGACGATGCTCCCGGTCGCGCGCCCGGCGGATGCGCTGACGGACAAGGGCGGCGTCGTGGTCGCACTCGCCGGCTCGCTCGCCGACGGCCTCGCCGGCGTGCGCGGTTGGATGCGCGACTACCCCTACACCTGCCTGGAACAACAGGTCTCTCGCGCCATCGTCCTCGACGACGATGCGCAATGGTCAACGATCATCCAGGGCCTGTCGTCCTACGTCGACCGCGAAGGTCTCCTCAAGTTCTTCCCGACGATGGACCGCGGCAGCCCCGTTCTGACGGCCTACGTCCTCGAGATCGCACACCTCGCGGAACGACCGTTGCCCTCGGACCTCCAGGAACGCATGGAGTCCGCGTTGATCCGCTTCATCCAGGGGAAGACCGCACACACCGATGCGAGTGGCGGCGCTCTCGGGCTGCGCAAACTCGCCGTACTGAGCACACTCGCCCAAGTCGGACGTGCGCGTCCGGAGTTGCTCGAGAGTCTGACCATCGAGCCTGAGCTCTGGCCCACGACCTCCGTCCTCGATTGGTGGAACGTGCTGCGCGCGCTCCCCGATCTTCCGGGTCGCAAACAGAAGCTCGCCGCGGTCGAGAAGATCGTCCGGGCTCGGGTCTTCGAACAGGGCACCACCCTCAGCCTGTCCACCGGCAGCGCCGAGAGTGCATGGTGGCTTCTCGCGAACGAGGACACGGATGCCCTGCGTCTGGTGCTCCTCCTCCTACAGGCCGACGTATGGCGGGACGACCTGCCGCGGCTCATGCGCGGTGCCATCGGCCTGCAAGAAAAGGGCGCGTGGTCGACCACCGTCGCGAACGCGTGGGGGGCGCTCGCAGTCGCCCGCTTCTCCCGCGAGTTCGAACCGGAGCCCGTCGACGGCACGACCGTGGCCGCCCTGGCCGGCCACGCACAGCAGATCGATTGGATCCGCCACCCCGAGGGCGAATCCCTCTCCTTTGCGTGGCCCGCGACGGCTTCGGAGTTGAGCGTGCAGCATCAGGGACACGGCCGCCCTTGGATTCTCACGCGAACCCGCGCTGCCGTGCCGCTCACCGAACCGTCTGGAAGCGGCTTCTGGATCCGTCGAACCGTGACCCCGGCGCAACCGCGCGCCGACGGTACGCTTCGGGTCGGCGACATCCTCACCGTGAAGCTCGAGGTCGAGGCCGCATCCGGGCACGGCTGGGTCGTGGTCGAAGATCCGGTCCCCGCCGGCGTCTCCTTCCTTGGGCGCGGCTTCGACACCGATTCGAAGTTGGTCGAGGCCGACGACAGCTCGGGGGACGCTGTGCCCGCCTTCGTCGAGCGCAGTTTCGAAGGCTACCGGGCGTACTACGAACGGATTCTCCCCGGAAAATTCGCTCTCGAGTATCGGATCCGCCTGAACCAAGCTGGCGACTTCCACTCGCCGCCGACGCGCGTCGAGGCCATGTACTCTCCCGAAGCCTACGCGGAGTTGCCGCAGGCTCTGGTGCACGTGGAGCGATGA
- a CDS encoding MFS transporter, which translates to MTVGRKLWWVSVLYFAEGFPFGIAIDNLPVYFRVHGVSLADIGLMSLLGAPWTLKVFWAPLVDRYGERRHWIAASLASMAALLAVLPLLDPATPGFWTWGLLLLFTTASATQDIAIDAYTIGLLAPGEEGVANGVRVSAYRVALVASGGGLVIFAGTAGWPAVFWLASGLLLTMAVAAWFTPPVVVAAKGEPREWLAPLRDWLARPGAVAVLGFVLIYKLGDAAMAPMVKPFWLDRGLSVEEIGLVSTSIGVFASLAGAMLGGVYTSRAGMYRALWVLGFAQAASNLGYASVAAADGGRYAIYAASLLESFTGGLGTAAFLSFLMHICDKRQAATEYALLSALFGFTRSVAGGVSGFAAARLGYAEFFAVTFLLAMPAYALLPWVRSWIHDDRD; encoded by the coding sequence ATGACGGTCGGGCGAAAGCTGTGGTGGGTCTCGGTGCTCTATTTCGCCGAGGGCTTCCCGTTCGGGATCGCGATCGACAATCTCCCCGTCTACTTCCGCGTGCACGGCGTTTCCCTCGCCGACATCGGCCTCATGAGCCTTCTCGGCGCACCGTGGACGCTGAAGGTGTTCTGGGCGCCGCTGGTCGATCGCTACGGGGAGCGGCGTCACTGGATTGCGGCGTCCCTTGCGTCGATGGCTGCCCTGCTCGCGGTTCTGCCCCTTCTCGACCCGGCGACTCCCGGCTTTTGGACCTGGGGACTCCTGCTCTTGTTCACCACCGCGTCGGCGACGCAGGACATCGCGATCGATGCCTATACGATCGGCCTGCTCGCACCGGGCGAAGAGGGCGTGGCCAACGGCGTCCGAGTCTCGGCCTATCGCGTCGCGCTCGTGGCTTCAGGCGGGGGCCTCGTGATTTTCGCCGGGACCGCGGGTTGGCCGGCCGTCTTCTGGCTCGCCTCCGGGCTTCTCCTCACCATGGCGGTCGCGGCGTGGTTCACGCCGCCGGTCGTCGTCGCGGCGAAGGGAGAGCCGCGTGAGTGGCTCGCGCCTCTGCGCGACTGGCTCGCCCGTCCCGGAGCCGTTGCGGTTCTCGGGTTCGTGTTGATCTACAAGCTCGGAGACGCGGCGATGGCGCCGATGGTGAAGCCGTTCTGGCTCGACCGAGGTCTGTCCGTCGAGGAGATTGGGTTGGTGTCGACCTCGATCGGCGTGTTTGCGAGTCTGGCGGGCGCGATGCTCGGCGGCGTCTACACCTCCCGGGCGGGGATGTACCGTGCCCTTTGGGTCCTGGGATTCGCGCAGGCCGCGTCGAACCTCGGGTACGCCTCCGTCGCCGCCGCCGACGGCGGTCGGTACGCGATCTACGCGGCGTCCCTCCTCGAGAGCTTCACCGGCGGGCTCGGAACGGCCGCCTTCCTCTCGTTCCTCATGCACATCTGCGACAAGCGGCAGGCGGCTACGGAGTATGCCCTCCTGTCCGCTCTGTTCGGCTTCACGCGGTCGGTCGCCGGAGGCGTGAGCGGATTTGCGGCGGCCCGTCTCGGGTACGCCGAGTTCTTCGCCGTCACCTTCCTGCTTGCAATGCCGGCTTACGCGCTACTGCCCTGGGTGCGGAGTTGGATTCACGACGACCGTGACTGA